In one Clostridia bacterium genomic region, the following are encoded:
- a CDS encoding AraC family transcriptional regulator, with amino-acid sequence MQAFSSERVSDKYLLLNSCGMQDIYGYDAGSLRVNGRRDYHLLYIAEGMCFVRINGETHKAPKGSVIIYPPGQRQEYFFKKEHPSKSYYMHFTGSACSEILTDLGLTNPIYYTAGSLGIVNLYDTLIAEFYVKDDYSEYACHSILLQLLTTIARVVKENVPEKTAARTQIQEICKHIYASARQNKSIADYAKICNLSESRFSHLFHEITGTSPKQYILNAKIEIAKELLKNTELSVAQVGEQIGFSDQNYFSRIFKKNVFLSPSAYRLVQKKD; translated from the coding sequence ATGCAAGCATTCAGTTCTGAAAGGGTTTCGGACAAATACCTGCTTTTAAACAGCTGCGGAATGCAGGACATATACGGATATGATGCAGGAAGTTTACGCGTAAACGGCAGAAGAGATTATCATCTTTTGTATATTGCCGAAGGTATGTGTTTTGTTCGTATCAACGGTGAAACACATAAGGCCCCAAAAGGCTCTGTGATTATATATCCGCCGGGGCAACGTCAGGAATATTTTTTTAAAAAAGAACATCCGTCCAAATCCTATTATATGCATTTTACAGGAAGCGCCTGCTCTGAAATTCTTACAGATTTAGGGTTGACAAACCCTATTTATTACACCGCAGGAAGTCTCGGTATCGTCAATCTTTACGACACGCTCATTGCAGAATTTTATGTAAAGGACGACTATTCAGAATACGCATGTCACAGCATTCTTTTACAATTGCTTACCACGATCGCAAGAGTCGTCAAAGAAAATGTGCCTGAAAAAACAGCTGCAAGAACACAGATTCAGGAAATTTGTAAGCACATTTACGCTTCTGCACGGCAAAACAAATCCATTGCGGATTACGCGAAAATATGTAATTTAAGCGAAAGCCGTTTTTCACATCTGTTCCACGAAATCACAGGCACAAGCCCTAAGCAGTATATCTTAAATGCTAAAATTGAAATTGCCAAGGAGCTTCTGAAAAATACCGAGCTTTCTGTCGCGCAAGTCGGCGAACAAATCGGTTTTTCGGATCAGAATTATTTCAGTCGTATTTTCAAGAAAAATGTTTTTCTGTCCCCTTCCGCCTATCGGCTTGTACAAAAAAAA